ATAAACAGGCGTAAAACCAGCAAATTTCAACCTTGCTGATTTATACAACCTGAGTGGAAAAAAGCCCAAAAATGAACTCAAGAAAACGGGCATAAATACTTAGAGCCGCCTGTAAGCAACAAATCAATTCATGCTTGAAATGGTGCGTTAAAGCAACACAAAGCCGGTCAAGAAAGACGTTCAACGGGCTGAACCAGATAACGGGAATCCAGAGTTAGCTAGGGAAGAAGAATTCATGCAGCATGTTTCATGTGCATATTATCTATACATAAAGTGTGAAACAAATCAATGCAAACGGCGTGTTTGGGATAGCTACAGGTTTATCACTCCTTCACCACCCGCACAAAGCCCGCATTGCTCAGCCTGATAAAATACACACCCGCCTCAAGCGCACCGAGATTAACAGAAAACTGTGTACCGCTGCCTGATGCCTGTGCATGCACCTCGCGTCCGCGCACATCATACACACGCAGAAATCCGGCTTCAACCGGTGTTGCAGTGGTAAGCCAGACAATATCCTGCGCCGGATTCGGATACACTGTGGTTGCGGCCGCATCAGTTTGCGGCACCGAAAGCGGATTAGCTAAAAGCACAATGGGATTGAGCGCTTCCACACTGTCGCCGGCGGCGGTGTAGAGCGTGAGTTTGAGCACGTAAGTGCCGGGCTGCAGCCCTGTGGTGTTCCACACGGCGAGCGGGGCGTGACGTACTTCGGTAGCTATGTTGGTGGTGATGGCGTTCCATTGCAGCGACTGTGCCGGGAACTGATACGCCAGGCTGTAGCTGCCGAAAGCGGTGGGATTTCCGTCGGGGCCCTGATCAATCCAGGCCGAGCCGGTTACGGGCAGTTGCATGTTTACAGCGGCAGTGTCGGGCTGTTCAAGGGCGGCCATCCACACCACGCCGCCGTTGTAGGGCAGCGGATCAAATGCCAGGTTGTTTTGCACGGCTATGAGTGTGCTTTGCTGCACAGCCGTGGGCGGTAAAAACGGCAGCCAGCTGTAGCCCAGCACAAAGGTCGATTGTTTTTCGCTGCGGCAGGTGGTATAACAGATTGTACCAATGCCAAAGACCGTAGTCGAATCGGTTGACCAGAAATAGCCGCCGCTGCCGTCAACCACCGTGTTACCGGCCTGAATAGCGGCATGCTGCTGCGCGCCTACTTCGCCAAGCACACAACTGTCAATAAGCACAGCCGACGAATCGAACACATACATGCTCCATGTTTCTACTGAAGTATTGTTGAGCTGGAGATTGCGGTCGGCCAGCGGCGCGGTGTAGCTGCTGTAGTTTGTGTTATTGAAAATGCCTTGTACCAGCGCCGTATCGCCATACTGAAACCAGCAGCCAATGAGGCGCAAATCGGAATTGCTGATGGTGACATCCGATCCGTTTACCGGCATGAGTGCCCACAGTACATT
The nucleotide sequence above comes from Bacteroidota bacterium. Encoded proteins:
- a CDS encoding T9SS type A sorting domain-containing protein, encoding MKALSPEAFIAAQTPQQLLSTDTLIVGLVANDTLVITGNWTHTGPIWVFNDGVLIFNNATVSDTGDIYVWGQGKLFAQNSTLSFPQAFFYERGMYAFQQGEIHLQNCSLNYSGMSHYLGLAGNVVLEWNNVHNTDWTTASVVGQSTVNISGSNLTGEYILQDSINVQFTHADSVILWHQFPPGAVINYSFPPGDTLYNYVFNNTLPGISGINYNAAADSCTNVLWALMPVNGSDVTISNSDLRLIGCWFQYGDTALVQGIFNNTNYSSYTAPLADRNLQLNNTSVETWSMYVFDSSAVLIDSCVLGEVGAQQHAAIQAGNTVVDGSGGYFWSTDSTTVFGIGTICYTTCRSEKQSTFVLGYSWLPFLPPTAVQQSTLIAVQNNLAFDPLPYNGGVVWMAALEQPDTAAVNMQLPVTGSAWIDQGPDGNPTAFGSYSLAYQFPAQSLQWNAITTNIATEVRHAPLAVWNTTGLQPGTYVLKLTLYTAAGDSVEALNPIVLLANPLSVPQTDAAATTVYPNPAQDIVWLTTATPVEAGFLRVYDVRGREVHAQASGSGTQFSVNLGALEAGVYFIRLSNAGFVRVVKE